The proteins below are encoded in one region of Halalkalicoccus jeotgali B3:
- a CDS encoding aldehyde dehydrogenase family protein translates to MSQQATSVSRHYIAGEWTDGEGEETFESANPATGESLGEFRRGTESDVDRALAAADGAFEEWRALSYIDRAEYLWDIYHELKDRHEELGRVVTEECGKEISEGKADVAEAWHMVEWAAGNARHPHGDVVPSEIPAKDAYMRRKPRGVVGCITPWNFPVAIPFWHMAVSLVEGNTVVWKPAEQTPRCGQIIAEMFEDAGIPEGVFNMVQGFGDAGNTIVEDERVSTVLFTGSAEVGHEIAGKVGSEPGKLAACEMGGKNGIIVTEQADMDTAVHSAIMSSFKTTGQRCVSSERLIVHTDVYDEFKDRYVELAESVKIGDPMDEDTFMGPVVDESQVEKFHKYNDLARKEGGRVLVDRAEPDAEELPEGSEDGHWVGPFVYEVDYDPELRCLQEEVFGPHVALVEYSGDVEEAIDIHNDTPYGLAGAIISEDYRQINAFRDYGEVGLGYANLPCIGAEVHLPFGGVKKSGNGYPSAREVIEAVTERTAFTLNNSRDIEMAQGLSADITTSEN, encoded by the coding sequence ATGAGCCAGCAAGCCACGAGTGTCTCCCGACACTATATCGCCGGCGAGTGGACCGACGGGGAAGGCGAAGAGACCTTCGAGAGCGCCAATCCCGCGACCGGCGAGAGCCTCGGGGAGTTCCGACGGGGCACCGAATCGGACGTAGACCGCGCGCTCGCCGCGGCCGACGGGGCTTTCGAGGAGTGGCGCGCCCTCTCGTATATCGACCGGGCGGAGTACCTCTGGGACATCTACCACGAACTCAAGGATCGCCACGAGGAGCTCGGCCGGGTCGTCACCGAGGAGTGTGGCAAGGAGATCAGCGAGGGGAAGGCCGACGTCGCCGAGGCCTGGCATATGGTCGAGTGGGCCGCGGGCAACGCCCGCCACCCCCACGGCGACGTGGTTCCCAGCGAGATCCCCGCGAAGGACGCCTACATGCGCCGAAAACCCCGCGGTGTCGTCGGCTGTATCACGCCGTGGAACTTCCCCGTGGCGATCCCCTTCTGGCATATGGCCGTCTCGCTGGTTGAAGGCAACACCGTCGTCTGGAAGCCCGCCGAACAGACCCCCCGATGTGGACAGATCATCGCCGAGATGTTCGAGGACGCGGGCATCCCCGAGGGCGTGTTCAACATGGTACAGGGCTTTGGCGACGCCGGCAACACCATCGTCGAGGACGAGCGCGTTTCCACCGTTCTCTTCACCGGGAGCGCGGAGGTCGGCCACGAGATCGCGGGCAAGGTCGGAAGCGAGCCCGGGAAACTCGCCGCCTGCGAGATGGGTGGGAAAAACGGGATCATCGTCACCGAACAGGCGGACATGGACACGGCGGTCCACTCGGCGATCATGTCGAGTTTCAAGACGACCGGCCAGCGCTGCGTATCGAGCGAACGCCTGATCGTTCACACCGACGTCTACGACGAGTTCAAGGACCGCTACGTCGAACTCGCCGAGTCGGTGAAGATCGGCGACCCAATGGACGAGGACACCTTCATGGGGCCGGTGGTCGACGAGAGCCAGGTCGAGAAATTCCACAAGTACAACGACCTCGCACGAAAGGAGGGTGGGCGCGTGCTAGTCGACCGCGCTGAGCCCGATGCCGAGGAGCTGCCCGAGGGCTCGGAAGACGGCCACTGGGTCGGCCCCTTCGTCTATGAGGTCGACTACGACCCGGAGCTTCGCTGCCTGCAGGAGGAGGTCTTCGGCCCCCACGTCGCCCTGGTGGAGTACAGCGGCGACGTCGAGGAGGCCATCGACATCCACAACGACACGCCCTACGGGCTCGCGGGCGCGATCATAAGCGAGGACTACCGCCAGATCAACGCCTTCCGGGACTACGGCGAGGTCGGACTGGGCTACGCGAACCTGCCGTGTATCGGCGCGGAGGTCCACCTGCCCTTCGGCGGGGTCAAGAAGTCGGGCAACGGGTATCCGAGCGCGCGCGAAGTGATAGAAGCGGTCACCGAGCGCACTGCCTTTACCCTGAACAACTCCCGGGACATCGAGATGGCTCAAGGGCTCTCGGCGGATATTACGACGAGCGAGAACTGA
- a CDS encoding carbon-nitrogen family hydrolase encodes MKIALAQLDIEHGDVKGNVERAIEAIDDAAGRDADIVCLPEIFNVGYFAFEAYERAAEGLSGPTLSRLSEAAAESGINVLSGTIVEDLAETSDVATPADEGLANTAVLFDRAGERRAVYRKHHLFGYESAEAELLVPGEDPLSGVCEIEGFTVGITTCYDLRFPELYRELVEEGVSLVLVPSAWPYPRVEHWTTLSRARAIENQCYVATVNGSAEYEGTRLLGRSTVFDPWGTTLASAADDPTLVTSEIDPGRVERVREEFPALGDRRS; translated from the coding sequence ATGAAGATCGCACTCGCGCAACTGGACATCGAACACGGCGACGTCAAGGGAAACGTCGAGCGGGCCATCGAGGCCATCGACGACGCCGCGGGTCGCGACGCGGATATCGTCTGTCTCCCGGAGATATTCAACGTCGGTTACTTCGCGTTCGAGGCCTACGAACGCGCCGCCGAGGGACTCTCGGGCCCGACGCTCTCGCGGCTCTCGGAAGCCGCCGCCGAATCCGGAATCAACGTGCTTTCGGGGACAATCGTCGAGGACCTCGCGGAGACGAGCGACGTCGCGACGCCCGCCGACGAAGGGCTCGCGAACACCGCCGTCCTGTTCGACCGGGCGGGCGAGCGTCGGGCCGTCTACCGGAAACACCACCTCTTCGGCTACGAGTCGGCCGAAGCCGAACTGCTGGTTCCGGGCGAGGACCCCCTCTCGGGAGTCTGTGAGATCGAGGGGTTCACCGTCGGGATCACCACCTGTTACGATCTACGATTCCCCGAACTCTATCGCGAACTCGTCGAGGAGGGCGTCTCGCTGGTACTCGTCCCGAGCGCGTGGCCCTACCCGCGCGTCGAGCACTGGACGACCCTCTCGCGGGCGCGTGCCATCGAGAACCAGTGTTACGTCGCGACCGTCAACGGAAGCGCCGAGTACGAAGGGACACGGTTACTGGGTCGCTCGACGGTCTTCGATCCCTGGGGAACGACGCTCGCGAGTGCGGCCGACGATCCGACCCTGGTCACGAGCGAGATCGATCCCGGCAGGGTCGAGCGGGTCCGCGAGGAGTTTCCGGCGCTGGGTGATCGCCGGTCGTGA
- a CDS encoding CoxG family protein, with amino-acid sequence MTVRVQRQFTLPATCEEVWEFISDPEQRARAISVVSEYELEDEAGRKATWYIDIPVPVIRRAARVETEDTERDPPRYVEFVGRSKVMRVTGTHRLEEVEGGCRLSNEFVVDGKLPGVERFFKRNLDSELENLEEAIREYLAERDR; translated from the coding sequence ATGACCGTCCGGGTTCAACGACAGTTCACGCTACCGGCGACCTGCGAGGAAGTCTGGGAGTTTATCTCCGATCCAGAGCAGCGAGCACGGGCGATCAGCGTCGTCTCCGAGTACGAACTCGAAGACGAGGCGGGCCGCAAGGCGACCTGGTACATCGACATCCCGGTTCCGGTAATCCGGCGGGCCGCCCGTGTCGAGACCGAGGACACCGAGCGCGATCCGCCCCGGTACGTCGAGTTCGTCGGTCGATCGAAGGTCATGCGCGTCACCGGGACCCACCGCCTCGAGGAGGTAGAGGGGGGCTGTCGTCTCTCCAACGAGTTCGTCGTCGACGGCAAGCTCCCGGGCGTCGAGCGCTTTTTCAAACGTAATCTCGATTCGGAACTCGAGAACCTCGAAGAGGCGATCCGGGAATACCTCGCCGAACGGGACCGATGA
- a CDS encoding DUF7123 family protein, producing the protein MSNITDEDQRILAYLRDSVSAGESYFRSKHIAKALGLSSKQVGARLPYLDEKTDEVEIEKWGRSRSTTWKVTLS; encoded by the coding sequence ATGAGCAATATCACGGATGAGGATCAACGTATTCTCGCCTACCTCCGTGACAGCGTCTCGGCCGGCGAGAGCTACTTCCGATCGAAGCACATTGCGAAGGCGCTCGGCCTCTCCTCGAAACAGGTCGGCGCGCGTCTGCCGTACCTCGACGAGAAGACCGACGAGGTCGAGATCGAGAAGTGGGGCCGCTCGCGCTCGACGACGTGGAAGGTCACACTGAGTTGA
- a CDS encoding DUF7525 family protein: protein MARTTRVTSDKGLGIGLLFGLLAAGGAVGMLAAPGGLVGAWGFAAAVVAGLILVVAVHLYA from the coding sequence ATGGCACGCACGACACGGGTGACGTCGGATAAAGGACTGGGTATCGGGTTGTTGTTCGGACTGCTCGCGGCCGGCGGCGCGGTCGGGATGCTCGCGGCCCCGGGCGGACTGGTCGGCGCGTGGGGGTTTGCGGCGGCGGTGGTCGCCGGGTTGATCCTCGTGGTGGCCGTCCACCTCTACGCATAG